From the Hevea brasiliensis isolate MT/VB/25A 57/8 chromosome 13, ASM3005281v1, whole genome shotgun sequence genome, the window TTTATAAGTCGGACTGAATGCTTCATAGCCATTTATACTTGTTTTAAGGCTTCCAAGCCTTAGTTAGTCTTTCTTATGTCACATCAAGTCTTGGTGCCCCAAAATCCATTACTTAAGAGAAATGTCTCTGCGGAACGATTTTGCTATTGAATAGGCCTTAGGAGTTATTTTTACTCTTGGATAATACGTCGCAAAGACTAATTAGTAACACTTTCATCCCATGGCTAAGAAGATGGTTTATCTTCCATTTTAGCTCATTCCTTATTGAGAAGAATGCCAATCAGTCATTTATGATTGTTCCTAATTGTCCATCGGCTGCTTCCCTTTCTCAAGGTTTAGTAAGGACTAACAATGAGGCTTTTTAGCTGTTTCCATGCTTGGAACTTTATCATGTTGATCTTTAACTACTCTCAAACTTGGCATGATGTCAAAATAGGTCCTCAGACAGCCTTAGGAATTCCAATCACCCACTTTTGGAGCCTTTCTTAATCTATATAAAGGTTATTGCTTTTAGGGCTTCCCAAGGATTTTGGCGCTTGAAACTTTATTGCGCTTGACTCTGAATGCTCCCAAATTTTGCATGGTGTTGCACCACACCCTGAGGAACCTTAAGGAACTTCAATCGCACAATTTTCCCTCCTTTTTCATGGTAATCACCCACTTCTTCTTTATAAGCCTTCTTGCTTCATGGCATTGCTAAGGTTTTCGGGTTTGGCTCTCCCTTGTACTAGTCTACGATCACTCCCATCTCTTAACTCTAGATTCATCACATATAATATAAGGGGATATTTTCCCGTAGGAATTGCCCGCTTGTGGTTTATTCTTTTTAGCAATCGGCCACTTCCTCTGTGAGAGTTTTGTCGGttgctccaaagcactttcaaagACTTCCATGCCTCTATGCTTTTTAGCTCCACTTTCTAATTAGTTTTAGCTTTGAGCTCTTGAACTTACGTGGCCAAAAGGACTCCTCTTGCATCACAATCAACCACTTAGCTCTCACTTTATGTGAAATTGACTAGTGCCTTCCCAGATATAGCAGCGATTGTCTTAAGGTGCTTTCTTGTAAGTTAGTGCCCAAAACTTAGTGATACTGAATTTTTCTTGTTATGAACCTTGATTAAGTAGAAACATAATGTGTCTATGATTCTTTAATTGTTGGAATCGATTAAGGCCTCATTCCTCTATTCGGAATAAATTTGAATCCCTTCAAAATTTCATGACTATCTCTCGAGATTTGACATGTGCTAGAGCGACTCACTTTGTTACTCGTATTTTCTGtcttaaaatatgaatttaagGCAAGTATCAACAATTGTTCGAGAATCTTTAGGACAAGTGATGCTCTCTACAAGGAAGAAGTTGTGTGTATCAATTTATGATGCGTCTGTTGTTGAAGGCTTCGCAGTGCTTGTGGTCTCTCTCTAGCCTGTGATTATTGAAATCAGATTTCAAGCTTCATATTGATGATATCCTTTCGATGGTTGTTGGATTACAGCCGGCTAGGCTAGTGGTGGATGATATTATCCACTTTGAGCTGCAATTTTAATAGTATTTCCTTTGGTTTTGTGCCACGAATTTGTAATACAATAGCTCACCACTTGGCTCGATGAGCTTTGTTTATAGTTGATGCTACTGTATTTATGATGGATGTTCCATAGGCCCCTTCCTCATGTCTTGGGggtgttaatatatatatatatatattaaaattaaaattaaattaaaaaaatcaggCCATAATTTTGGTTTAAACAAAGAAAATATTTTAACATTTTCTCTTAGACAATGAACTTACCATCAATATTTTTTTGCTACAAATTAAAGAGAATGATTCCAAAGGCATTAATCCAAATCTCAAAGGGATATATGCAAAAAATGAGCGAAGGGCAATACCCATGTCGCCCCCCAAATGGGGCCAATCAGTAAACAATCCATCTCACCTTACGCTGttatctttttcttctctcttttctcCACACACGCACACGCGCACCTTCCCTGATTTCTCTCCTCCCTtccataaaattaaattaaactaatttTCAATACAATAATAATAAGCAGCAGCGGCAGCTGGAGGTGACTGGGGAGACCAGAGACGGGGTGTGGAGTACCTATAAGAGCGTCAAGTCCCACTAATCGTTCCTCCTTTACTATCCCTCTCTCTTATATTTCTGCAACCTCTCCCATGGACCCACCACCGCCCCCTCAACCGCCGCCTGCTTCTTCCCTttccaccactaccaccacctctGCCACCCCCACCAACACCACCGCGGCAACCACCTTGCCCCCTCACCTAGCCGCTACCAATACCTCCGCCGGAACCTACCCTGACTCCATTGATTCCTCTCCTCGCTCTCGCACGACTGATTCTTATTTTGATGACCCCCCTCCCCTCTCCTCAAAGCTCCGCCTCATGTGCTCTAACGGTGGCCACATCGTCCCTCGCCCCCACGACAAGTCCTTGTGTTACGTTGGCGGCGACACCCGCATCGTTGTTGTCGACCGTCACACtagtctctcttctctctcctctCGTCTTTCAAATACTCTGCTTGACGGCCGTCCTTTCACTCTCAAGTATCAGCTCCCCAGCGAGGACTTGGATTCCCTTATTTCGGTCACTACCGATGAGGATTTGGACAACATGATCGATGAGTATGACCGGACTAATAATAACGCTGCCAATTCTTCCAAACCATCGAGGCTGCGTTTGTTTCTGTTCCCTTCGAAGCCGGAATCATCTCAGTCTATTGGGCCGATTTTGGAAAATAGTGCCAAGTCCGAAGACTGGTTCTTGAATGCGTTGAATGGGGCTACTGGGTTGTTGGATAGAGGGTTTTCTGATTCAGCTTCTGTCAATTGCTTGCTGGGTCTCGATGACGATGGCCTAAATGGGAATAATAATAATCTCGATTTAGTTGGTGGTGTTCGAGATGTGGAGGGGTCGCAGAAGAACGCGAAGCAAGGTCAGGATGTCCATTCTGTGCCGGATTCTCCGATGTTGGAGACTACGTCGTCATTTGGgtctacttcttcttctccttcgctTGCGAATTTACCTCCGATAAGAGTTCATGTGGAGGATGGAGGTGGTAGTGGAGGAGGTGGAGGGGTTAGAGGAGTTGTGCAGGATCAGAAGGTGGCGGGTATTGAGGATCAGTTTTCTCAGATTAATGTGGGTGGTGGTAGTGGAGCTGTTGGGCAGAAGCAagatgagggttttgtggttctGTCATCGCCACCGCCGATGCCAGTTTCTATCGCTATAACGGGTGTGCCCGTGGGCACTCCAGTGGTAGTCGGTGAGTATCAGAATCGGGTTTTCTCCGACGATGAGAGATCGGACCATGGGGTTCCAGTTGGTTATAGAAAGCCGCCGCCACCTCAAACACAGCAGAAGTcaagtggtggtggtagtggaggAGCTGTTGATTTACCTTCTCCAGATTCAGTTTCAAGGTGCATATACATAACTCCTTTACATTTTATGCCtttgataaatgaaatgaaatatttgaatgttaTGATCGCATTATTGGTATGGTGTAGAGAAATGATCAGAATTTGAATTGGGTTCTTGtttgttttaatttttcagtGATAGTAGCCTTAGCAATCCTATAAATCGACAAAAACCCATGATTTATCAAGATCAGGTTGTGCATATCCCATCTGGAGTCAGCAGGGTTCCTGCTAATCCTGTTGATCCAAAGCTCAATGTCTCTGATCCAAATCCTGGTGTTCAGATTCAACAACAGGTTCAGGATTCTGGATATTTATTTCAAGCCCTATATGAACAGCAGCAACagcaaccacaaccacaaccacagcAATTCATACCCGCTGGTGCTCATTACATTCAACATCATCCCACAGGGGCAGTGCCTATTTCTGCATATTACCCTGTATACCCTCCCCAGCAGCAACACCATCGCCAGCATCATCACCAGCTTGATCAGCAATACCCAGTGTACTATGTACCAGCAAGGCAAACCCAGGCTTATAATATGCCTGTGCAGCAATCTAGCATCAATGAGCCCACACCTACTGCCCCTTCCTCCCGCCCCCAAACACCTCCCAATCCCACAATGGGACCTCCTCCTGCAACTTATAATCCCATGAGAAATGCTCCCATTTCTAAATCTGAAATGGCGACTGGAGGCATGTATAGAACAACTACTGGCACACAACAACTAGTTCAGGTCCCTTCTAGCCAGCATCAACAGCAATATGTTGGCTACTCTCAAGTTCATCACCCATCTCATTCTGTCGCTCCTCCTTCTGCCGGCCCTGCTAATTATGCGTATGAGTTTGCTGACCCTTCTCATGCTCAGATATACTATACTCAGCCTCTTGCGCCCGCAATGCCTTCTCATTACCAAACTATGACTGCAGCTGCTGCTGTAGTACTGCCGGAAAGTTCTGCTCAGCTTCCCACTGACAACATCAAGCAGCAGGTTAGAACTTCACAGCCATTTTAGGCCCATTGGCAAAGGAGAAGAAGAAACAATTTTGAAAAAATGGTGTGGTTTacattttcaaattttatgtTTAGCATCTGTCTTTCTATTGGTATTGGTTTGTGGCTTTGTATTTGTGGTATATAATAAGGAACTCTGCTCATCTTTACCCCTTCTTGTATGTCATACTGTTACTGTCATAGGAAATGAAAGTGGTCTTGGATTATACTGTAAAAGATCaaacttcatatattgtgtgctgTGCAGTTCATTATCAGTTACTGAATAAATGTTTATATAAGTGGTTAGAGCTTTCAATCAAATCTATGCGTCTCTTTGATTCATGAGGTATTGCATGCCCATTGCCTATGACCCTGTTACTGTGAACAGAGCATGACCAATTCAATCTGAAGCAATCCTTGGCTAAACCATGTAAGAAAGTTTTTGGGATAGCTGCAAGATGTTTCACCCTCTGTTTCTTTTATTTACTCATTAGAgttctttcttccttttttttcttttccattttcatATTGACATCTGAGTTctcaaattattttttgaattgaattgagttatcAAATTCAATCGACAGAGttggtattattattattattattattatagcatTATTTTTATGATCTGAATTATTCAATTTACTTTTGCAGCCAACCTTTAGAGGAACATGCTTCATCTTATGCATATCTAGAGCTTCGCCTTCACCTGCTAATATTTATAAAGATTTTTTTATCGTCTCCCAATCATCTTTTTCTATGCTTAGGTGGGAATCATCTTGCCAAAATTTGAGACTAGCAGGGATTGTTCGAAGACGAAATGAGATGCATGTCCCGAAGTAGGGGACTCCATTCATGGTATGAAATCATACCCATGATTTCATTATTTGAAAATGACACTAACTTTATCAAAATTCTACATTATTTGGATTTGTATCCTGCATTGAATTATAGTTAAAATGAAAAAGTTTTGCCTAAGAAGAGAACAAAACCGAAATCGTATTTTTCAATAAGCTAATAAGATCAAATTTGGagctattaataatattattgatAATAAATCCAAAAACCATGCATCAGAAAGCACGTTGAGTGATTATCTCGTGTGAGTTTGCAAGTGCCAGGGGCCACAGCACATTAGATTCTCTGCGTTTTCTTTTTACTTTACAGGTTAGTGTTAAACCATGTACTAAAAGCGTCCAAGGTTATATGTTTACGTTTTCTAGATGGGATGGAAACCCAAACATGTGTTTAGCAAACTTTTATTTGTTCGTACCCTCTTAATCAGTTGCCTGCTGTTAACCCTTTAATGCCTTTAGACTTCAGGTTAAGCAAAAGGACTAGATGCTGATGCTGATGCTGACTCCCCTCTACGCCATCGTACATTTCTTGCCCATATTTTCTATAATCGAGACAAGACTAGTGAACTATTAACTCCGTGACTATGGTATCCTTTGCAAGTGGAGATGTAGTATTCTAGACccgtaatttttatttattttattttttgtttttggtTTGGTTCGTTGGTTTGGTTCTTAACAGTAAGAGGGATGGTTTAGACTTGACAATCTCAACATTCAACGTTCAAAACCTGAGGTGGTTATACCCAGGCGTGCTTCTAATTGTCTATGCTTGAATCTTATGCTAGACAAGCTTGGCGTTTAGTAATACTAAAATATTGCAGAATCATTGAAACGCTTCATAAGTCACGCCCACAATTACCGCCTCTTTCTGTGTCTCAAGGGCTGGCTGTTGCTGGTTGCCTTCTCTGGTTGACGTATGAGATTAGGACTCCTAGAAATTGCATGGTACAAAGTAGCAGTCTGTCTGCCTACCAACGGGACCACATACAGATACCTAGTCTCAAACAGCTGCTGTGTCTTCCCAAGTGCAAATTCATGATTGTTGATTTAAGGTTATTATATTGGTCTGGTAGTCTTTCTAAGaacaaaattaaataagaaagtgggacttaaaaattataattagctACCCGAGTCAATTAAGATGATCTCATAGAAATAAATATCTCTAGTAGATATTTATCAAGCTGATTCATTAAAAGTGGTGAAGAGATTAGAACAAGCCACTAATTAATGGATGCATTACAAAATTGCCTATTGATTATACAAATTCGTTCATGTGATTACTTAACTCTCACACATTGATCAGCTCCACAAGAAGCTTGTTGCAAACTCTTGCTATCTTCACTCTTTTCGTGGTTTCTCCATGACATACAGTTCCCAGGAGAAACGTGGCACATGAGGGAATCAAGCCCTAGGGTAAGAGCAGCAGCTACATCTGGCACTGTGTACTCAGATCTTCTGATAGCAAGACTCCACAGTTCAATGAGTCTATCTTCCATTCCAACTGCTAAGAAACCCCTGGTTTCTTTTGATGATCAATTGCAACCCAAGAAAAAGGCAGTAACACTGCTTCTAAATTGTGGCAAGGTCGTCAACTGTTTAACTGAAGATTCTCTCTCTATGGCCCAGATTTCCACTGTCTTATCCCTTTGAGCCAGTTGCAAATTCATGACCATATAATTCTTTCGTGCACCTCCTGTCTTGCTAGAAGCTGATAACCAACCTCATCCACTcctataaaatattgaaaaaaaaaaaagaaaagaaaaagaatgctCGATGATCAATTGTGAAGTTTCATCGTTCACGCCACGTTAGGCCAATTGATagtgaattaaaaattaattccATCAGGTATCCAAGTCAACCTTGTCCATTCACTCACAGAGGATGATTAGTTTTATGCATTGCTGAAGGAGGAAAGCAGAAACTAATAGTCCCCTAACATGGATgaaaactttgaaaatttacaatGATAATCATACAATCATCCATGCACACAAAAAGTGTAATAGTCCCCTAACTTGGATgaaaactttgaaaatttacaatGATAATCATACAATCATCCATGCACACAAAAAGTGTGGTCGTGTTGGGGTCCAAAGTTCTGAAGCTACTAGATTCTACCGATTTCTGATTGTTCTTCAGACTTGGAAATACAACAATGATGAATAGTTCACACTTGCCATTCACTTCCTTGCAATCTCTTTAACCACACAAAATAAATGCAAATTGAAATATATTATAATCCTAACCAGGAATAGGAGAATCTTATTTTGTCCCAAACCCATCAATCTCTGACAGATCCAATGACAGAGGATCCAATAAAAGAATGCATCAATTCATTTTCTGAGTAAGGAGGACAAATAGCAGAATTTTAGCTCCCAAGAAATCCTCCTTATTTACAGATCctcattttatatttttcatcGAGAAGATTCAATATGCTACAAGTGATCAACTTTTTGATTGGAAAGGCACATAATTAGGAAGAGGTGCATAAATGCACATTATGGAGTACCGGTTCTTTTGATTGTGAAAATGGAGAATTGGCCATCTCTTGAGACAGACAAAAGCACACTGTCATCAGGAGAGAATTCCATCTGTGTCACTGTTAAGCTATGAGACTGCAAGCGACCAACTAGCTTCCATGAACCCACTTGCCATAGCCATATTTCTGCTACTAATGCTGATTGGGCCTGCAAGACATACAGTCATCAGCAACAATTTAAAACTCCCAAACATATCCCAATTGCACACACATTGGGTGCCAGAGAAATAaaaaagttttagaaataaaacaTTAGGGCTCCTGGGAAACCATAGAAATAAAACTCCCAAACTGATTGTTAAATCATGACTGTTTCCTGCAAGACCATAACACCAGCCAGAGTGAGATGCAAGAAATGCtactttgcaaatcaataatatCAACATCCTTCAATGCTTATTGAGTGCAACCATGAAGACACCTCTAAAATGTAATTCTTAGTATCTGATCAATATTGCGTTATTCACTTCCCATACATGCTTTACACCAGAAACATAATAGTCCAATGACAACAACAGATGACATCCAAAGCTGAGTTATagaaaccaatgcaataataaatcTGCTCAAATACAAGAATGGTTGATGGTGAAATATtggaaaagaacaagaaaaaaaaaaaagatagtagCTTTGTGGCAACAAAATAAGAAATAACTATATGGTACAGAGGTTGAATTAAAGACAGCAACTAACTGCTGGCACATTTAGGAGACTTCCATGCCTAGAGTTCACCCAATTACATTTAAATAAATTAGCTGTTACGGTATTGGAAGACAAATATACCTTGCATGATGAAGCCACAAGCTTCCCTGAATCCCCTCATGATCACAGCATAAAGAAACAACTCATTTCCATGACCATAAAGTTTGTGAGACTCTGGCCACAGTGTATTGCATGCCAGATCTTCAACGAGAGGTTCAGGCAAGGGTGTCGAGATCATCATTCCCATTTCTGTGCGGAATCTCATGCACAGCTGCAAAAGAAAATCATTCATTGAATTAAATATAAAGCAGgccaaatggaaaaaaaaaagggtgttTCTAATAGACTGAATTAGACACGTAAAACTAGATCAATGAAGTAGATACCTGATAATAGCTAGTAAGCTAAGCCAACCTAAACCAATAATGCATCAGATGTTTACCAAACTCACCTCTCTAGGAAGCAAATCATGTCTGAAGCTAAATGTGGCAAATGGGTGTAATGGATTGTGTACATGCATGGGGTGAAAATGATTCCTCTACCTATTCATGACCCATATGAAAGATAATATTCATATCTACCTAATCCAAGTCTACCCTAACCCTATCCTTTACCCAATAATTGTTAAATTTCAACTATGCAGTACTTGACCCATTATCCATAGTTACTAAACCTGGATCAAATCCATCAAATTTTTCAGTAATTTACCATTATTCTGCTATATGTAAGAATGTTAGTATAGTTTATACAAAATGATCTATttgtaaaataaaaaatcaataattatatttattaaaaaaaaggtgaatcaaataaatagaaaaaagaaaCAATACAGGAAAAAAAAGATATGATGATAATAGGTATAGATGTGATCAAATAACAGATAAATAAGGCaaataagaactgaataatataATTAGTAGGGAAAAAAGAAAGAAGCAGGCAGACAGGCATATGCAATAAGATATCAGTTAGAGAAATGATAGTGAAATTATGTGCCTTGTAACTTCTAatatattgtaaattttaatatagGTATTTAagtattgaaaataaaaaaatagagatTTTGTTAGAGAGAGACTCACACTGCACGTAAATAGGTTTTCGTGACAGATCATGAGCAGAGATATTTGCTCCTAAAATTTGAACATCTACTTGGAGGTCTTCAGGAAAACTAGACCTTTGAGAAGTGGCATGATTCAATGTCTTCAAAAAACACAAAGGAGCTTCAAAAACTCTGGAAACTCTTATCTGCTCCACTAACAAATTGACTATTCCCCTTTCCACGGATGATCAACACACAGTTAATATCATGACCATGAACTTGAGGGCAGGCAATTTCATGCCAGGCCTCCCTATTTGGGAATGAAGCTTCATTTTGCCATGGGATAAAAATAAGAGTTGTCTGGATGAAAGATTGGGACATCAATAATTGATATGTTAAGTTCAGATGTAAGCTGTTCAAAATCACAACTCTTGTTTTTGTTCAGTGGCAAAAAAGCTATATCAAGTATCTACATTAAACAAAACTTTAAAAAAATTCCATTTAGACTACTTCTATTTTTCCATCATGACTGTCTGTATGGCTTTTGTAGTTTTTTTCCCACAATTATATTGTTTACTTTCTCTTCCATGAAGAAGCACCTTAACAGACTAAGGAATCACTTGCTTAATAGAATGCAGAAAGGTTCAGggatgagaaatgatattgaattgagaagTTAGTTTAATCATTTCAGGATAACCACAGGGGAAAAAACCCAAAATATACCATCAGATATGGCCTAACTTTAGCATGTTAAATGGCAATATTCACATCATAGACATCTAAGGTATGACATACCCACAAAAAAGAGTGACAGAAATGTGGATGTTAAGATGGATGTCTAATAACATGACAATGAATAATATTAGGAATGACCACACTCGTTATGTACCACTCATTAGGAATAAAATGAGAGATGGTCGATTCAGATGGCTTGATCATGTCCAGCATAGaacatcaaatgccctagtaagaAGGTGTGATAAGTTAGTAACAGAGAGAAGGAAAAAGGGGGGACCAAAAATAATGTGGAGGAaagtaatattaaaatattagtaatttttgGATATTGATGCGGAATTGGTTTTAAACAAAGCTGGATAGAGAAAAAGGATCTATATAGCTGATTCCAACTAGTTTGGAATTAAGGCTTAGTTGTTGCTGTATAGACATACTGTATACTTTTATAGTATGAACCTTAAATATAATCTCTTTAAAAAGCCTGTGACATTAAATGAATTTGTATACCTCCTCACTTGGTCTTTGCCACATTAAGAAGTAACAACAGAATTCAAAATTATATCCATCAACTGGTTCAATAAATGTAAGATGCTTTAGCTTTTCACTTTGTACAGTTTGTCAGGCAGAAAATAGACTATCTCTTTCGATACAACAGTTAATCCTCTAACTACACTCAGAACCATAAACCTGTAACTAGATACTTAATAAATGACAAGCTTACTCAAGAAACTACTCGGTAGCATGTGAAAAAAAAATCATCTGGTCATGACTAACTGATATATGTATTCACCAGACAATGCCCATTCAATGTCTGTCACAACAGCAAAGTGCCCAGATAGAACCTTTTGTTGTTGGCAATCATCCATGTTGACACCAACAATTTTT encodes:
- the LOC110663096 gene encoding uncharacterized protein LOC110663096, whose translation is MDPPPPPQPPPASSLSTTTTTSATPTNTTAATTLPPHLAATNTSAGTYPDSIDSSPRSRTTDSYFDDPPPLSSKLRLMCSNGGHIVPRPHDKSLCYVGGDTRIVVVDRHTSLSSLSSRLSNTLLDGRPFTLKYQLPSEDLDSLISVTTDEDLDNMIDEYDRTNNNAANSSKPSRLRLFLFPSKPESSQSIGPILENSAKSEDWFLNALNGATGLLDRGFSDSASVNCLLGLDDDGLNGNNNNLDLVGGVRDVEGSQKNAKQGQDVHSVPDSPMLETTSSFGSTSSSPSLANLPPIRVHVEDGGGSGGGGGVRGVVQDQKVAGIEDQFSQINVGGGSGAVGQKQDEGFVVLSSPPPMPVSIAITGVPVGTPVVVGEYQNRVFSDDERSDHGVPVGYRKPPPPQTQQKSSGGGSGGAVDLPSPDSVSSDSSLSNPINRQKPMIYQDQVVHIPSGVSRVPANPVDPKLNVSDPNPGVQIQQQVQDSGYLFQALYEQQQQQPQPQPQQFIPAGAHYIQHHPTGAVPISAYYPVYPPQQQHHRQHHHQLDQQYPVYYVPARQTQAYNMPVQQSSINEPTPTAPSSRPQTPPNPTMGPPPATYNPMRNAPISKSEMATGGMYRTTTGTQQLVQVPSSQHQQQYVGYSQVHHPSHSVAPPSAGPANYAYEFADPSHAQIYYTQPLAPAMPSHYQTMTAAAAVVLPESSAQLPTDNIKQQVRTSQPF